In a genomic window of Saccharothrix sp. HUAS TT1:
- a CDS encoding DUF6542 domain-containing protein: MAALAVSAVFTGVGIRVDGGENGLVLGVMMVLGTTLAAAMVRPIGLWTVVPAPPLLYAGLVVGVAAVRGKSLGELTVLVAPPVIRAFPHLAVAVGCGLSVALVRVGGSWWRSRSSSTGRGDAGG, from the coding sequence ATGGCGGCACTCGCCGTGTCGGCGGTCTTCACCGGCGTCGGGATCCGGGTCGACGGCGGCGAAAACGGCTTGGTGCTCGGCGTCATGATGGTGCTCGGCACGACCCTCGCCGCCGCGATGGTGCGGCCGATCGGGCTGTGGACCGTCGTGCCCGCGCCACCGCTGCTCTACGCGGGGCTCGTGGTCGGGGTGGCCGCGGTCCGGGGGAAGTCGTTGGGGGAGTTGACGGTTCTCGTCGCGCCTCCGGTGATCCGCGCGTTCCCGCACCTCGCGGTGGCGGTCGGGTGCGGGTTGTCGGTCGCGTTGGTGAGGGTGGGGGGATCGTGGTGGAGGAGCAGGTCTTCGTCGACCGGACGGGGAGACGCCGGGGGCTGA
- a CDS encoding LCP family protein, whose protein sequence is MLRAILLGVVRGTWVVLSAAVLVLAGVAWTTYQDVDTGVRRSQAVRADDVRSTSGVNVLLVGLTTRRDLDGGTPPDDVLAALHAGDVDRGGYNANTLILLHVPADGSAATALSVPRDNHATLLGIPGGPQHGKVKEAYGRAKEAEERRLAELAPMDVAEVEWRGREAGRRAQVETVRSLLGVPVDHLVEVSMVGFYHLAEALGGVEVCLNNATSDTYSGADFPAGRQHLTAAQALAFVRQRHGLANGDLDRTRRQQAFLSAVAHRLRSRGADALGPVAEVAKGNVVLSEGWDLLSLAQGVSGVRFRTLPLENDPSVDVQPVLREAVASALGGGGSSGAGGPTDPVPCVD, encoded by the coding sequence ATGTTGCGCGCGATATTGCTCGGCGTGGTTCGCGGCACATGGGTGGTGCTGTCGGCGGCGGTGCTGGTGCTGGCGGGAGTGGCCTGGACCACTTACCAGGACGTGGACACGGGGGTGCGGCGGTCGCAGGCGGTGCGGGCGGACGACGTGAGGTCGACGTCCGGGGTGAACGTGCTGCTGGTCGGGTTGACCACGCGACGGGACCTGGACGGCGGGACACCGCCCGACGACGTGCTGGCCGCGCTGCACGCCGGTGACGTGGACCGCGGCGGGTACAACGCGAACACGTTGATCCTGCTGCACGTGCCGGCGGACGGTTCGGCGGCGACGGCCCTGTCCGTGCCGCGGGACAACCACGCCACGCTGCTCGGCATACCGGGCGGGCCGCAGCACGGGAAGGTGAAGGAGGCGTACGGGCGGGCGAAGGAGGCCGAGGAGCGGCGGCTGGCGGAGCTGGCCCCGATGGACGTCGCCGAGGTCGAGTGGCGGGGGCGCGAGGCGGGTCGGCGGGCGCAGGTGGAGACGGTGCGGTCGCTGCTCGGCGTGCCGGTCGACCACCTCGTCGAGGTGAGCATGGTCGGCTTCTACCACCTGGCGGAGGCGCTGGGCGGGGTCGAGGTGTGCTTGAACAACGCCACGTCGGACACCTACTCGGGCGCCGACTTCCCGGCCGGTCGGCAGCACCTGACGGCGGCGCAGGCGCTGGCGTTCGTCCGGCAGCGGCACGGGTTGGCCAACGGCGACCTCGACCGGACGCGTCGGCAGCAGGCTTTCCTGAGCGCCGTGGCGCACCGGCTGCGCTCGCGCGGGGCGGACGCGCTGGGGCCGGTGGCGGAGGTGGCCAAGGGGAACGTCGTGCTGTCGGAGGGCTGGGACCTGCTGTCGCTGGCGCAGGGCGTGTCCGGTGTCCGGTTCCGGACGCTGCCGTTGGAGAACGACCCGTCGGTCGACGTCCAGCCCGTGCTCCGGGAGGCTGTCGCGTCGGCTCTGGGCGGTGGTGGTTCGTCGGGCGCGGGCGGTCCAACCGACCCCGTTCCGTGCGTGGACTGA
- a CDS encoding GntR family transcriptional regulator — translation MGYREIADELRQEIDSGQLKPGEKVPGENDLMTRYGVEQPTARRALDVLKNEGLVVAKRGSGTFVREFRPIRRVSPDRLKAVVWGAGRSIWSADLGLRPLDQGTTVTTEPAPPIVAHVLELDEGTAVVVRRRRFAVEDKPVQLATSYYPAQLVEGSPITQPNTGEGGSYARLAELGHKPVRFREELRTRMPREHERQTLELAQGTPVIEIVRTAYTSENLPVEVNLMVLDSSSYVLEYKFAADD, via the coding sequence GTGGGCTACCGCGAGATCGCTGATGAGCTACGCCAGGAGATCGACTCCGGGCAGCTCAAGCCTGGTGAGAAGGTTCCAGGCGAGAACGACCTGATGACCAGGTACGGCGTGGAGCAGCCTACGGCGCGCCGTGCGCTGGACGTCCTCAAGAACGAGGGCCTGGTGGTCGCCAAGCGTGGTTCGGGCACCTTCGTCCGAGAGTTCCGCCCCATCCGCAGGGTCTCGCCCGACCGGCTCAAGGCCGTGGTGTGGGGCGCCGGTCGTTCGATCTGGAGCGCCGACCTTGGGCTTCGGCCACTGGATCAGGGCACGACCGTGACCACCGAACCCGCTCCCCCGATCGTCGCTCACGTGCTCGAACTTGACGAGGGCACTGCGGTCGTTGTGCGGCGACGCCGCTTCGCGGTTGAGGACAAGCCGGTACAGCTAGCCACCTCGTACTACCCGGCCCAACTCGTAGAGGGCTCGCCGATCACCCAACCGAACACGGGTGAAGGCGGCTCGTACGCGCGGCTGGCCGAGCTGGGGCACAAGCCAGTGAGGTTCCGGGAAGAACTGCGGACCCGCATGCCTCGGGAGCACGAGCGGCAAACGCTTGAACTGGCGCAGGGAACGCCTGTCATCGAGATTGTCCGCACTGCCTACACCAGCGAGAACTTGCCGGTAGAGGTGAACCTCATGGTGCTCGACAGCTCGTCGTACGTTCTGGAGTATAAGTTCGCCGCTGACGACTAA
- a CDS encoding cell division protein FtsK: MPKPTRSQGFEVRAVKWGVRHPGMVAVPPALAAAVGVGVVEMGLPTTGGIVGGAALGLAGWYRGHPASFDHLMLPRLRAFRRRWLTYVGRRWADILADCDLVTVNRRTDAMVVPRILRVRSASPSIDTIHVRLNRGQTPSMFEERADALAHALLAQRVAVVKIKPQVIGLVVERENPFDADPIPAIDLPHDSDEVDLGAIELGDTEYGTAWTQSFVGQHVFVAGATGSGKGSLLWSPLRGMAPLLRDGVVLPDVIDLKEGMETEIGAPIFHRRAIEWGDAVEVVESFRDELKARQAELREQGRRKFTPSVETPLRLLQIDELGMLTSYGPASEVRGVLKLLSEVMTQGRAAGFGVCGYVQEPTKDTVPIRELFTARVCLSVTSQSQVDMVLGDGMRLRGALADEIPLDSAHAGIGFVVEQGSRNPLRVRASYQSDQDIRDLVAFVTSGRPRLHAVA; this comes from the coding sequence ATGCCGAAACCGACTCGCAGTCAGGGTTTCGAGGTCCGGGCGGTGAAGTGGGGTGTCCGACACCCCGGCATGGTGGCGGTTCCGCCCGCCCTGGCGGCTGCGGTGGGTGTGGGTGTGGTGGAGATGGGGTTGCCGACTACGGGCGGAATCGTGGGCGGTGCGGCGTTGGGGTTGGCGGGTTGGTATCGGGGTCACCCGGCGTCGTTCGACCACCTGATGCTGCCCCGGTTGCGGGCGTTCCGTCGGCGCTGGCTGACCTACGTAGGGCGCCGGTGGGCGGACATCCTGGCGGACTGCGATCTGGTCACGGTCAACCGGCGCACGGACGCGATGGTGGTGCCGCGCATCCTGCGGGTGCGGTCGGCGTCGCCGTCGATAGACACGATCCACGTGAGGCTCAACCGGGGCCAGACGCCGTCGATGTTCGAGGAGCGCGCTGACGCCCTGGCGCACGCTCTGCTGGCTCAGCGGGTCGCGGTGGTGAAGATCAAGCCGCAGGTCATCGGCCTGGTGGTCGAGCGAGAGAACCCGTTCGACGCCGACCCGATCCCGGCTATCGACCTGCCGCACGACTCCGACGAGGTCGACCTGGGCGCGATCGAGCTGGGCGACACCGAGTACGGCACGGCCTGGACGCAGTCGTTCGTGGGCCAGCACGTGTTCGTCGCGGGGGCGACCGGCTCGGGCAAGGGCTCGCTGCTGTGGTCGCCGTTGCGGGGCATGGCTCCGCTGTTGCGGGACGGGGTCGTCCTGCCGGACGTGATCGACCTGAAGGAGGGAATGGAGACCGAGATCGGTGCTCCGATCTTCCACCGCCGGGCGATCGAGTGGGGCGACGCGGTCGAGGTAGTCGAGTCGTTCCGGGACGAGCTGAAGGCGCGGCAGGCCGAGCTGCGCGAGCAGGGTAGGCGCAAGTTCACGCCGTCGGTCGAGACGCCGTTGCGGCTGTTGCAGATTGACGAGCTGGGGATGTTGACGTCCTACGGTCCGGCGTCCGAGGTGCGCGGTGTGCTCAAGCTGCTCTCGGAGGTCATGACGCAGGGTCGGGCGGCGGGGTTCGGCGTGTGCGGCTACGTGCAGGAGCCGACCAAGGACACGGTCCCGATCCGGGAGCTGTTCACCGCGCGGGTGTGCCTGTCGGTGACCTCGCAGAGCCAGGTGGACATGGTCCTGGGTGACGGGATGCGGCTGCGCGGGGCGCTGGCCGACGAGATCCCGTTGGACTCCGCGCACGCCGGTATCGGGTTCGTGGTGGAGCAGGGCTCCCGCAACCCGCTGCGCGTGCGGGCCTCCTACCAGTCCGACCAGGACATCCGCGACCTGGTCGCGTTCGTCACCTCGGGCCGCCCGCGCCTGCACGCGGTCGCCTGA